A window of bacterium genomic DNA:
TGTTCATTCGTGGTTATATATTACCTCTGTGTTCTCTGTGACTCTGTGGCTATATCCCTGTCATATCCATTTTCTATGTCTAAAAAACATTAATAATCCTAATGTCGTCCCAATTAGTAATGCCCAGACAAATGGCATACTTCGAATACATCCCCAGGTAAACTCTGGTAGTTTGATATTCATTCCGTAATAACTGGTAATTAAGGTCAGTGGCATCATAATGGTGGCAATTAATGTCAATACCTTCATTACTTCGGTTAAACGACTGGATGTCCAGGAAAAATATATTTCTAAAATATTAGTTGTCAGGTCTCGATACATATCAATCGTATCACCGATGCGAACTAAATGGTCATAAATATCTCGATAATAAATAAGTGTATTAGGTTTAATGAACGGTATATCCCTTCTTGAGAGCAATCCTATCACCGCCCGTTGTGGACCAATTATCTTGCGAATGGCTAAAATTTGCTTTTTTAACGAGAATATCTCATTCATTATCGCTTGCTTGCCTGGTTTTACCAGCACTTCATCCTCTACCTGTTCAATTTTATCATCTATTTCTTCTAAGAAAGGCAGATAACTATCAACAACTCCATCAATAATCGCGTGCAACAGGAAATCAGACCCTTTATCCAAAAACATAGGATTTTGCTTACAACGACTTGCGAGGTTGGCAATACTTTTAAATGGTTCTTCCTGGACGGTTACGACAAAATTTTTACCAAAAAAGATGTTTAAGTCTTCTGTCTTTAATTCTTCCTCACCATTCTCTCTATATTTTTTAACCCCTTGAATAACAATGAAGATGTGGTCCCCAAAATCATCTACCTTAGGTTGACTTTGTGGAAATAAACAGTCTTCAATGGCTAATTCATGAAATTTGAAATCTTCACTCAAAATACCAATTTCTTCATCTGTCGGGTCAATTAAATCAAGCCATAAAAGATGGTCATTATTCTTCAAAATCTCTCTTAGATTGATTTCTTTAAAATCAGTAATAAGTTTTTTCTCCCGGGTCAACAAAAATAAATTAATCATTGGTTATCTCTCCTTTTTAAAAATCTTAACCCTAAGAATACTCCTTTCATCTGCCTCAGTAATAGTCATATTTAGATTGTTATAGTTAATTATCTCGCCAGGTGCTGGTATTCTTCCTAATAAATCTAAAATAAATCCTGATATAGTTTCAAAATCATCTTGTGGCAAATTCAAATCTAATTCTTCATTTAACATTTCGATAGAGGTTCGGGCATCCACAAGATAGATGCCATCAACTAATGCCTTGATAAAAATTTCCTTTGCCTCATATTCATCCCGAATTTCACCAACAATCTCTTCTAATAAATCTTCTAATGTCACCAAACCTGCGGTGCCACCATACTCATCGACAACAATAGCAATTTGAGTATGATTGGCTTGAAACTCTTGCAGAAGTTTATCTATCCTTTTGCTTGTTGGCACAAAATAAGGAAATCGGATAAGTTCAATAACCGATGTTTCTTCAAATCCTTTCTCATAAAACTTAAAGATGTCTTTAATAAATATAATGCCAATAATATTATCAATAGTTTCATCATAAACAGGTATTCGAGAATGAGGATGTTTTTCAAATTCCTTTAATATGTCAGAGATATTATCCTCAATATTGAAACAAACCATATCAGTCCTTGGGGTCATTACCTCTTTTACCCGCCTCGTCGATAAACTAAAAACCCCATCTAACATCTCTTCTTCATCCTCATCTAAACTCCCGACCTCTTCTCCTTCTGAAATTAATAATCGTAATTCTTCTTTAGTCACAAATGGGTTTTTTGTCTTTAAATCAGAACCTTTCCAGAGATTAATGACCGGATTAGTTATCTTTGTCATTAAATTTACGCCGGGTAAAAGAAGCGAATAGATTAATTTCAAGGGATAAATTAAACTTAAGATTAATTTCGTTGAATGCGAACGAAATATGCTCTTTGGAATTATCTCACCAATTAAAAGGATGACAAAGGTTAAGATTATCTCCGTATAAATTGGATTTATCTTGTGTAAATGGCTCATAGAAGTCGTCACACAAGAAGCGGTAATAATCGCCATATTGATACCAACTAATAATGTCGCTAAAAGGAGTGGAGTATCTTTTAATAAATCGTGAGCAATTAATGCCCGGTGATATTTTTTTTCGACTAAATGCCTTAATCTAATCTTATTAATAGAAATAAATCCCATCTCCATTCCCGAGAAAAATCCAGCTAATAAAACGCACATTAATATTATAATAATACTAATGATAAGATATGGTATCATTTTTTATATATTTTATCACAAATTCTATGTTCTGTCAATGTAAAAAAACTTGATAAAAGAATAGTTTTATGATATGATATAAATAATATGGTTAAAGTAGAGAAGTTAAAGAAATTATTTCCATTACAACCGCGATTTTGGGGAAAATGCCATAAATTCGTCTATGCGGTAGATGAAATAAGTTTCTCAATTAATAAAGGAAGGACGCTTGGATTAGTTGGGGAAAGTGGCAGTGGTAAAACCACTTGCGGGAAATTGATGGTCAGATTGCATAACGCTACCGCGGGCAATGTTTTTATTAACGGTAAAGATATTGAGCATCTTGAAGGAAGGCAATTAAGGGAGTTCCGCAAGATAGTGCAGATGATATTTCAAGACCCGTATGAATCATTAAATCCCAGAATGACGGTAATGGATACTTTGCTTGAGCCATTAATAATTCAGCATATTGGAGATAGAGAAGAGAAGATTTTTAAGGCTTTAGAGGTAGTAGAACTTACGCCACCACAGGAATTTATACACCGTTTTCCCCATGAATTAAGTGGTGGTCAGCGACAACGGGTCTCTATCGCCCGCACATTAGTTGTTGAACCTGAATTTATTGTTGCGGATGAGCCGGTATCAATGTTAGATGCCTCAATCAGGGTAGGAATAATGAATTTACTTCTGCATTTGAAGGATGAATTTAATTTAACCTATTTATTCATTACCCATGACCTGGCGGTAGCGCGTTATATGTCTGATGAATTAGCGGTAATGTATCTGGGGAAAATAATTGAGATGGGGCAAACGGAAGAGATAATTAAAAATCCACAACATCCATATACAAAGGCGTTATTGTCTGCTGTGCCCATACCAGACCCAGACTACCAACGACCACGCGTAGATATAAAAGGACGAATTACGGCGCCAATTAATCCATTGCCCGAATGTCGGTTTACACCGCGATGTCCTCTGGTAAAAGATATTTGCAAAAAACAGATACCCGAACTTAAAAATATCGGTAATCAGCACCTCGTCGCCTGTTATCTTATTTAGAACGAGGTCAGACTCCGTTCTACCCTGTAGCTATCTCACAGGATAGCGAAAAAGTGTAACCGTTCAGGGATATAGCCACAGAGTCACAGAGAACACAGAGGGAATATAGCAGTTATTAGTCAAAATTTTACTCAGAGTGGATAAGGAAAAAATCCCAAATCCCAAGCACCAAATTCCACATACCAAAAAGCGAATTAGAGATTAGTGAATTAGAGATTAGATTTTACTAATTCGCTAATTCGTTTAATTCACTAAATGGAATTTGGAATTTGTGATTTGGAATTTCATAGCCCTATCTATGTCAAATTTCGATTAATAAGTGCTATAATTCGTATCCTTATGTGGCTAATTTCTCTAATTCTCTGTGAACTCTGTGCCTCTGTGGCTGAACGGTTACGAAAAAGTTGTTTTTGTCCTCAAAAGGACCAATTATCCACTTGACAAGATATAGCAAGATATGGTATCCTTTATTTTGGTAAATGGTAAATGGTAAATGGTAATTGGTAATTGGTAAATGGTAAATGGTAAATGGTAAATGGTAATTGGTAATTGGTAATTAGTTAACAGTTACTTGCTTTTAATTTCGTGAGTAACTATTCACCGCAGAGACGCAGAGGAACAGAGAAAAAAGGATTTAAATTAGATTGTGGATACCGGATAGATCTTTTAGTTGAAGAAAAAGTTATCGTAGAATTAAAAGCAGTCGAGCAACTACTTCCGATTCACGAAGCTCAACTTTTAATCTATCTAAAAATGATGAATAAAAGGATAGGTTTATTGATCAATTTTAATGTTTCTGTTCTAAGAGATGGAATTAAGCGTATAGCCAATAGATTTTAATTTTTTCTCTGTGTCTCCGCGTCTGTGCGGTGAATAGTTACTTTCGTGAAACCCTATAGGAGGAGGTAGAAATGATAAGAAGACCTGTAGTCGCAGGACAGTTTTATCCAGGGAATCCAGAAAGGTTGGAAGAGGAGATAAAAAACTATCTCATAACTGATGCTGTCCAGGAAGAGGTTATCGGGTTAATTGCCCCACATGCTGGTTATATCTATTCTGGCTCTACGGCTGGGGCAGTTTATTCAAGGATTAAACCTGCTCAAACCTTTATTATTCTATGCCCAAATCATACTGGCTACGGCAAACCATTTGCGATTATGACTAAAGGTATCTGGGAAACAGCATTAGGGAGTGTTCCGATTGATTTCCAGCTCGCTGACCAACTTCTATCTTCATCAAAACATCTACAAGAAGACCATCTTGCCCATCTTTACGAACATTCAATTGAAGTTCAACTTCCTTTTCTTCAGGTTCTATTTAAAGAAAATGCCTTTCAAATCGTCCCAATTTGCGTAAGTCATTCCAGAGATGAGGATTATAAACAGTTGGGACTTGAGATAGGTAAAACCCTTAAAAATCTATCAAAAAAGGTAGTCATAATTGCCTCATCAGATATGACCCATTATGAGTCTCATCAGGATGCCCAGCGCAAGGATAAAATAGCCATTGATTCTATCTTAAAATTAGACGAAGAGATGCTTCTGGAAAATGTCTATATCTTCCATATTACTATGTGTGGATACATCCCGGCGGTGATTATGTTAGTTGCGGCTAAAGAATTAGGGGCTAAAGAGGCAGAACTGGTCAAATACACGACCTCAGGTGAGACAACAGGAGATTATCAACAAGTCGTGGGTTATGCGGGGATTATAGTCAAGTGAGGCAAAAAAGATATAAAAATCCTATCCCTACAGTTGATATAATCATTGAGTTGGAAGATAAAGGGATTATTTTAATTAATCGCAAAAATCCACCTTATGGCTGGGCAATTCCGGGTGGATTTGTTGATTATGGTGAGAGTTTAGAACAAACCGCCGTCCGCGAGGCAAAAGAAGAAACTTCACTTGATGTCCATCTGATAAAACAATTCCATACTTACTCAAATCCGGAAAGAGACCCAAGACACCACACCATTACCACCGTTTATCTCGCCAGAGCAACGGGCACACCTAAAGCAGATGATGATGCCAAAGAAATAGGGGTTTTCACTCAAGAAACCCTACCCCAAAACCTTGCCTTCGACCATAAAAAGATATTGCAAGATTACTTTAATAATTTATTTTAATCCAAAATCCAAAATAATTCTATCCTTTTATTACACACATCCAAAGTCAACATTTTTATTGACAGTTCAACAATTCTATGATAATATAATTTTTGGAGAAAGGGAATTGGCTATATCTGTCATCATCATTACCTATAACGAAGAAGAGAATATCAAGGATTGTTTAGAAAGTGTCAAATGGGCAGATGAAATAGTGGTTGTGGATTCCGAAAGCAATGATAAAACGGTTGAGATTTGTAAGGAATACACGGATAAAATAATCCAGAGAAAATGGGAAGGATATGGTCTTCAAAAGCAATTTGCTTTAGAAAAGGCAACATCAGAGTGGGTATTGAGCATTGATGCAGATGAACGAGTAACAGCGCAACTAAAAGATGAAATACTCCAGAGCCAACTAAATAAAGATGGGTATTACATTCCGTTTAAACTCTACTGGCTTGGCAAAGAATTGCGATATGGCGGCTGTGGTCACGAAAAACATATCCGGTTGTTCAAAAGACAAAAGGCTAAATTTACTCAAGCCCTGGTTCATGAAGACCTGTTTATTGATGGAGAAATAGGCTATTTTAAAAATTATATCCTTCATTTTAGTTACAAAGATATTAGAGATTATTTCGAAAGGTTTAATCAATATTCCGGTATTGAGGCTTTAAAAAAATTTAACCGGGGAGAAAAAGTAATATTTACACTACAAATTTTACTTTCCTGCATAGATTTCATTAGCCGATATATTTTTAAATTAGGATTTTTAGATGGGACTCAAGGCTTTTTATGGGCAATCTTTTCCTCTTTTCATCGATTAGTAAAGTATGCTAAATTGTGGGAAATGACCCACTCAAAAATCCAAAATCCGTAACCGTTCAGGTGGTAATTTACCGCAGAGACGCAGAGGAACAGAGAAGACATATAGTAAGTATTAACCAAAAGTTCACATTAGTATTGTTGATGGTTGATAGTTTATGAAACTATCAACCATCAACCCTGTTGCTATATCTGTTCTATGACAAATTTTCGTTAATAACTACTATAAAAGATGTGGGTAATGATTAGGATGAAAATCAGGGAGGGAATTGTTGCCTCTGGTAAATAGATTTTAATTTTTTTCTCTGCGTCTCTGTGTCTCTGCGGTGAACGGTTACCAAAATCCAAAATGACTAAATTGGAAAATAGCGGCAAGGTAAAAAAGATACTTGTGGTAAGAAATGACCGAATAGGTGATTTAATCTTAAGTCTACCCGCGATAGCATCCTTAAGAAAAGGTTATCCTGATGCTCATATTGGGGTTTTAATTCGGGAATATACGCAGGAGATTTTATGGAATAATCCCGATATAGATGAGATAATTATTGACCGGGGACAGAATGTGTTTGAATTAGCCCGGCAGATAGCAGAAAAAAGATTTGACCTGGCAATAGTTCTTTATCCAAATTGGCGAAATGGCTGGCTCTGTTGGTTAAGTGGGATACCCTGGCGAATAGGAACAGGATATAAACCAGTTGGTATCTTATTTAACCAGAAGGCATATATTCACCGCACAAAAATTGTTCATCATGAAATGGACTATTGCCTGAAATTAGTTGAAAAAGCGGGTGTTCAATCTGTAAGAGAAAAAATTCAACTACAGATAAAGAAAGAAGATAAAGAATACGCTCAATCTTTATTGGAAAAATATCAGGTAAGGAATACCATCCCTTTAATTGGTATCCATCCTGGGAGTGGTGGGTCTGCTTTAAATTGGCCTGAGCATCTGTATGGTCGTCTAATTGACCTTTTGAGTGAAAAATACGGGGTAAAGGTCGTGTTAACTGGAAGTAAAGAAGAGGTGGAGAGAATATTACCTCAAACATACTCTCAACCAGTTAATTTAGCCGGCCAGACGACTCTGGGACAATTAATGGCTGTGTATTCATTTTATCACCTTTTTATTGGACCCAGCACCGGACCAATGCACATCGCGGCCGGGCTGGGTAAGCCAGTAATAGCGTTATTTCCACCCATTCGCACTCAAAGCTCGGCTAAATGGGGACCTCAGGGAGAAGGACATACAGTGCTTATGCCTGATGAGATAAAATGCCAATATAAACGCTGCAGATTACAAAAATGCCCATTCTATAATTGTATGGCACAAATTACCCCGGAACAGGTATTAATGGCTGTAGTAAATGTAGTAAGAAGGGTCACATCTTGAGTGAGTGTTGACAACTCTT
This region includes:
- the corA gene encoding magnesium/cobalt transporter CorA yields the protein MINLFLLTREKKLITDFKEINLREILKNNDHLLWLDLIDPTDEEIGILSEDFKFHELAIEDCLFPQSQPKVDDFGDHIFIVIQGVKKYRENGEEELKTEDLNIFFGKNFVVTVQEEPFKSIANLASRCKQNPMFLDKGSDFLLHAIIDGVVDSYLPFLEEIDDKIEQVEDEVLVKPGKQAIMNEIFSLKKQILAIRKIIGPQRAVIGLLSRRDIPFIKPNTLIYYRDIYDHLVRIGDTIDMYRDLTTNILEIYFSWTSSRLTEVMKVLTLIATIMMPLTLITSYYGMNIKLPEFTWGCIRSMPFVWALLIGTTLGLLMFFRHRKWI
- a CDS encoding hemolysin family protein is translated as MIPYLIISIIIILMCVLLAGFFSGMEMGFISINKIRLRHLVEKKYHRALIAHDLLKDTPLLLATLLVGINMAIITASCVTTSMSHLHKINPIYTEIILTFVILLIGEIIPKSIFRSHSTKLILSLIYPLKLIYSLLLPGVNLMTKITNPVINLWKGSDLKTKNPFVTKEELRLLISEGEEVGSLDEDEEEMLDGVFSLSTRRVKEVMTPRTDMVCFNIEDNISDILKEFEKHPHSRIPVYDETIDNIIGIIFIKDIFKFYEKGFEETSVIELIRFPYFVPTSKRIDKLLQEFQANHTQIAIVVDEYGGTAGLVTLEDLLEEIVGEIRDEYEAKEIFIKALVDGIYLVDARTSIEMLNEELDLNLPQDDFETISGFILDLLGRIPAPGEIINYNNLNMTITEADERSILRVKIFKKER
- a CDS encoding ABC transporter ATP-binding protein: MVKVEKLKKLFPLQPRFWGKCHKFVYAVDEISFSINKGRTLGLVGESGSGKTTCGKLMVRLHNATAGNVFINGKDIEHLEGRQLREFRKIVQMIFQDPYESLNPRMTVMDTLLEPLIIQHIGDREEKIFKALEVVELTPPQEFIHRFPHELSGGQRQRVSIARTLVVEPEFIVADEPVSMLDASIRVGIMNLLLHLKDEFNLTYLFITHDLAVARYMSDELAVMYLGKIIEMGQTEEIIKNPQHPYTKALLSAVPIPDPDYQRPRVDIKGRITAPINPLPECRFTPRCPLVKDICKKQIPELKNIGNQHLVACYLI
- the amrB gene encoding AmmeMemoRadiSam system protein B, giving the protein MIRRPVVAGQFYPGNPERLEEEIKNYLITDAVQEEVIGLIAPHAGYIYSGSTAGAVYSRIKPAQTFIILCPNHTGYGKPFAIMTKGIWETALGSVPIDFQLADQLLSSSKHLQEDHLAHLYEHSIEVQLPFLQVLFKENAFQIVPICVSHSRDEDYKQLGLEIGKTLKNLSKKVVIIASSDMTHYESHQDAQRKDKIAIDSILKLDEEMLLENVYIFHITMCGYIPAVIMLVAAKELGAKEAELVKYTTSGETTGDYQQVVGYAGIIVK
- a CDS encoding NUDIX hydrolase, translated to MRQKRYKNPIPTVDIIIELEDKGIILINRKNPPYGWAIPGGFVDYGESLEQTAVREAKEETSLDVHLIKQFHTYSNPERDPRHHTITTVYLARATGTPKADDDAKEIGVFTQETLPQNLAFDHKKILQDYFNNLF
- a CDS encoding glycosyltransferase family 2 protein, whose amino-acid sequence is MTVQQFYDNIIFGERELAISVIIITYNEEENIKDCLESVKWADEIVVVDSESNDKTVEICKEYTDKIIQRKWEGYGLQKQFALEKATSEWVLSIDADERVTAQLKDEILQSQLNKDGYYIPFKLYWLGKELRYGGCGHEKHIRLFKRQKAKFTQALVHEDLFIDGEIGYFKNYILHFSYKDIRDYFERFNQYSGIEALKKFNRGEKVIFTLQILLSCIDFISRYIFKLGFLDGTQGFLWAIFSSFHRLVKYAKLWEMTHSKIQNP
- a CDS encoding glycosyltransferase family 9 protein, coding for MTKLENSGKVKKILVVRNDRIGDLILSLPAIASLRKGYPDAHIGVLIREYTQEILWNNPDIDEIIIDRGQNVFELARQIAEKRFDLAIVLYPNWRNGWLCWLSGIPWRIGTGYKPVGILFNQKAYIHRTKIVHHEMDYCLKLVEKAGVQSVREKIQLQIKKEDKEYAQSLLEKYQVRNTIPLIGIHPGSGGSALNWPEHLYGRLIDLLSEKYGVKVVLTGSKEEVERILPQTYSQPVNLAGQTTLGQLMAVYSFYHLFIGPSTGPMHIAAGLGKPVIALFPPIRTQSSAKWGPQGEGHTVLMPDEIKCQYKRCRLQKCPFYNCMAQITPEQVLMAVVNVVRRVTS